In one window of Henckelia pumila isolate YLH828 chromosome 1, ASM3356847v2, whole genome shotgun sequence DNA:
- the LOC140875120 gene encoding uncharacterized protein At4g33100, whose translation MGILRRDNNRSSTSATSPCAHLRIAYHSCFNRWYSEKFLKGLWDKEECVLEWEKYRECLSQHLDDKHLSRFLEADGIVDSNSRAEFKSHSSVS comes from the exons ATGGGAATTCTAAGGAGGGACAACAATCGGTCGTCGACTTCCGCAACTTCACCTTGTGCTCATCTTAGGATTGCTTATCACAGCTGTTTCAACAG GTGGTATTCGGAGAAGTTCTTGAAGGGTTTATGGGATAAAGAAGAGTGTGTTCTTGAGTGGGAGAAGTACAGAGAATGCTTATCT CAACATTTGGATGATAAGCATCTAAGTCGATTCTTGGAAGCTGATGGCATTGTGGATTCAAACAGTCGAGCTGAATTTAAAAGCCATTCTAGTGTTTCCTAG